One region of Paraburkholderia phymatum STM815 genomic DNA includes:
- a CDS encoding membrane protein, with protein sequence MDQRNLFDTPATYRLLRLENLAGLLVALAMLATHYTQVRWWTFVLLFAYIDAIGYLPGAIAYRRAHGRSISQAYYFLYNSTHSLLSGLAVAGIWAIVVGPEWALLAIPIHLFGDRSIFGNFLKPFGVSFEPVAHPAFSRFQSSYASHAVDDERSRDVPL encoded by the coding sequence ATGGATCAACGGAATCTCTTCGATACGCCAGCGACCTATCGGCTCCTGCGCCTCGAGAATCTAGCCGGGTTGCTTGTCGCGCTAGCCATGCTCGCAACGCACTACACACAGGTACGATGGTGGACATTCGTGCTGCTGTTCGCGTACATCGACGCGATCGGCTATCTGCCTGGCGCCATTGCGTACCGGCGCGCACATGGCAGGTCGATCAGCCAGGCGTACTACTTCCTCTACAACAGCACGCACAGCCTGCTATCCGGTCTTGCCGTCGCCGGTATCTGGGCAATCGTCGTGGGCCCCGAATGGGCGCTGCTCGCTATACCGATTCATCTGTTTGGCGACCGCTCGATCTTCGGCAATTTTCTGAAGCCATTTGGCGTGAGCTTCGAGCCCGTCGCGCACCCCGCGTTTTCGCGCTTCCAGTCGAGCTATGCCAGCCACGCAGTGGACGACGAGCGGAGCCGTGATGTACCTCTCTGA